The proteins below come from a single Plantactinospora sp. KBS50 genomic window:
- a CDS encoding site-specific integrase encodes MCGILPGQPLLLAALASHGLLVIHPASSVARLLADLHTQVIGVVVSADPARVATARQMLAHLGVTLADLQAEPGPGLPTLAEYLPQVVAAAGPGSRRTYGTYWQRMAAVWGDRRLDAVAASDIEAMQRQAAATARSRRNSRSGRHAGELVIAAARAIYNRAIADGLIDAAASPAHRVVKPRRLPSTRRALTPDELEEINLAARTSGNDVILDALLLRLHTETACRRGGALGLRLTDLNTDRGLVRLTEKGATLRWQPITLDLAAHLDDHARARGAVLPSDRLLRYRNGRPITSRRYDHLWKRIGEQLPWVTAQGISTHWLRHTTLTWVERHYGYGIARAYAGHTDSTGPATTTYIKADLQAVATALAAMTGQPHPLATTEAAFDAWPATARH; translated from the coding sequence ATGTGCGGGATCCTGCCGGGGCAGCCGCTGCTGCTCGCCGCGCTCGCCTCCCATGGTTTGCTGGTGATCCATCCGGCCAGTAGCGTCGCGCGACTGCTGGCCGACCTGCACACCCAGGTGATCGGGGTCGTCGTGTCAGCTGATCCCGCCCGGGTCGCTACTGCCCGGCAGATGCTGGCCCATCTGGGCGTTACCCTCGCCGATCTGCAGGCCGAGCCTGGTCCGGGTCTGCCGACGCTGGCCGAGTACCTGCCGCAGGTTGTCGCCGCGGCCGGGCCGGGCAGCCGGCGCACGTATGGCACCTACTGGCAGCGGATGGCCGCCGTGTGGGGTGACCGTCGGTTGGATGCGGTCGCGGCCAGCGACATCGAGGCCATGCAGCGGCAGGCCGCAGCGACCGCCCGGTCACGGCGTAACAGCCGCAGTGGCCGGCATGCGGGTGAGCTGGTGATCGCTGCTGCCCGCGCGATCTATAACCGGGCTATCGCCGATGGGCTTATCGACGCCGCTGCCAGCCCTGCCCATCGGGTGGTCAAGCCCCGCCGACTACCGAGCACCCGCCGCGCCCTGACCCCCGACGAACTGGAGGAGATCAACCTTGCCGCTCGTACCAGCGGCAATGACGTCATCCTCGACGCTCTGCTGCTGCGTCTGCATACCGAGACCGCCTGCCGCCGTGGCGGCGCACTCGGGCTACGACTGACCGACCTGAACACCGACCGCGGGCTGGTGCGACTGACCGAGAAGGGCGCCACCCTGCGCTGGCAACCCATCACCCTCGACCTGGCCGCCCACCTCGACGACCACGCCCGCGCCCGCGGCGCAGTCCTGCCCAGCGATCGGCTTTTGCGTTACCGCAACGGTCGGCCGATCACCAGCCGCCGCTACGACCACCTGTGGAAACGCATCGGCGAACAGCTGCCGTGGGTGACCGCCCAGGGCATCTCCACCCACTGGCTACGCCACACCACCCTGACCTGGGTAGAACGCCACTACGGCTACGGCATCGCCCGCGCCTACGCCGGACACACCGACTCCACCGGCCCAGCCACCACCACCTACATCAAAGCCGACCTACAAGCCGTCGCCACCGCACTGGCCGCCATGACCGGCCAACCACACCCACTCGCTACGACGGAAGCCGCTTTCGATGCCTGGCCGGCGACCGCCCGTCACTAA